The genomic DNA tttctacaccaaataacaaatatatttctacaccacataacatatatatttctacaccaaataacaaatatatttctacaccagataacataatataatatgatataatatgctactaaaaacaccaacatataacacaaaataacacacatcacagtaaattaaacaaattactCTAAaggactctaaactcaatagaataattaaataaataaaatagggcattacaatgatatttgaacaaccatttttgacAACTATCATGACAACTTCTTTTTCGTCTATttctattggtcaaaaacaatgaagagagaaaaatgaagagagagaataaaaacataatgtgagtatgaaagagagagttgtcaaaaagttatcacaaaatggttgtacaaatatcatttctcttaattaTCAAATGTAATATcctattcaaataaaaataaataaattttttggatAGCCAAAGCTACCCCACACAAACTCAGAGCTTCATATCTGGAAAAGTGGATGTGAAATTCGGATTCCCTGTAATCAAGGATCTCACACAATCACCACATCAATGACCGTTAGATTGAGATTGGAAGGTTTAAATTTTATTGCAGTTTTTATTGTTTgtacatataaaaatatgattattaaGTTTGAactgtttgaatttttttattggcGGTGGTTAATGTTTGAATCTcaaaccttgtatatattatgtattgttcctGCAACTGAGCTAAATTTACGAGGATAAACCGCTTAATTTTGATCCAACGATCTTTGTTATGTAACTGAGTGAATGCATATGATTTCTGATAACAGGAATTAAAATCATAAGTAGAAGAAATGGCGGTACCTAAAGTGTATGCTTtgggcaaaagttatggtgcataaggaaatccttatgcaccgtgcataaacacttcacaatcATCAGATCTAGTGTACATGTGTAATAATCCTAGGCTTCTCAAACTACACCAAATCAAACTTCATTTGCTTCAAACATTTATCTCACTAAAACATAAagctctccctctctctctacaattttcaacattctgGAAAAGAAAACGAAGAACTTAGATGAGTCTTCATCTCTTCCGGCCACACATGATGATTCCGACGCGGTGGTCATCGGCCAGAGGCGGCGGCGACGCCGTGCCGGAGAACCAAACTCAccctttttaaaaactaaagtcATTTTTCAACATCCATTTTCGTTTTAAAGCCAAATCCGAACTCGGATCACGCAAAAACACAACGAGAAAGAGTAGATCTAAAGattaaaacacaaacaaaattttctttgcTTCACTTGCTGTTGAGTCAGTTCGCTCCTCTTCTTCCCTcgcgttttcttcttcttcgatCCAGTGGCGCTGTGTTGATTGCTATATGTTAATGTTTCGTCAGTGTTTGTGTTCACGGTTTCAGATATGAAGTTGTTACTGGATTCGAAATCTTTGTGATGTTAGATGGATTTATGGCTGGAAAACTACtgaaaaccattaagtacatctaatggttttggagtacaactcacagaaaccatttctttCCTCCTCCTCCAATTGCTTCAGTCCAAAACTGAATGATGGCAATGGCTCTAAGTCCTTAGTTTTTTTAacctgctggaaaccattaagtacatctaatggtcttagagtacaactcacagaaaccatttccacagcaaaatagttttgaaataattttatacaaaacatactataataagAACATTTGTGACTGTCATTGAATCAAATCAACACTCTGAAATCATCATTgaactaaaatgatgatttctGCGGTTGTAGTGTTGTTTCGATTTGTTTCGTTCAGTTTCACTtggggtgtaggaagcaattatgttgagCTACCGATTAATAGTCTGAGATTTATACACGGTGTATAagaatttccttatgcaccataaccgctcCCTTGTGATTCTTGTGTCATAGGTCAAATTAAGAAAACCGGATGATGGAATTGAGATAAATGATGGAGTAATCTAAGCTGGCTCACCATCGTTCAATGTGTGgccataaataaaattttggatgtACCATTTACTAGCAAGAGGGAACAcatttatttgttgaaatttcaaagcaTTGCATAATTAGATTTAGATGAATTTCTCTCGATGTCACTTCCACGTTCTCCATGACTATATACTTTTTTTGCCAAAAATGAAAGACTAAATATACTTTGAATGATTTCGCAATAAATCATTTCATAAGCAATTTAACACATGTTTACTTTTAATCGGTGGAGTGGGGTCTTCTTCCCTTGTTAGTCTTAGCTATATCGATTAATCAGGAATGTTAACAACACTCACGTTTTAACGGTCTCTCTAGCACTCATTtatttattggatgaaatcaatgtatgtcccaccaaTAAGAGAATGAGTATTAGAGAGtgttaaaaaaatagtgttgctagcattactCATCGATTAACACAATGAAAATCATTCTACTCGAGAATTTACCCCTTCGAGTAGCATGAATGTGCAATTCGTTGAACTTTTGTGGAATTGTGGCTGATCTGACTGAACCAAAAGAATGGTGTCGTATGCGAGTGGGGATATCTGCAAACATTCCAACCCTTAAATAACtaagaacaataaaaaaaaatatgaggtTTTTATTTTGGATAGAAATTGTGTATCTTATGGCGACAAGGATGGATACCTTTTATAGATATTGGTGCAAAGCTTGATAGAGTAATGATGGGGAAAGCGCTACGATCGGTGCTCATCAACAGATTCACGATGTCAATTAAGAGCCATTGGACACGGTTACAAGATCGAAGGACCTGACATTAACCCTTGAAATGTTTTGAAGAAGATTTGGTATCCATAGGTTTTGACATGGAGCGTATGGGTCTAAGTTTCGAACATGAAATTTCACaggattaatttttatttcgtAGGTGCTTCATGGGCGAAGTAATATTTGAGCCTCATAAGCATCAGACATGGACCTCTAGCCAGTTCCAAACAATACTGTTATAGATTTTGGTCGATAAATGTACAAAGAGATATGCTTTTAtccgtcattttttttttttttttatataaaaaatcgATGTCATATTTCCagatgaacaaaaaataatatttatcaaAATCGTGTGTTTGTCAATCTGACAAGTTACATACATACTAGCCTGGTTTTTAAGAAAACGTGAAGATACAAGCATGTCTcgtttcttttcctttttgatCGAAAGAGATGAAGATAAAGCATCTTTCATATACAAATCCGTGAATGTAGAGAGTTAGGAAAGATATCAAGCATATTTTGAAAACTTGGTTCGGTCATCAACTCGACAGGGGTACTGGGTCATtgagtcattggtcgaaccgcatgactgaaccGGATCAATTCGGATGACTTGGTTAGATAACTCGGTCttgagattaaatttatatagctATTTAACCGATTAAATCGAATTTAATTGGTCACTCGttcatttaaaaactaaaaaaactaacatgtaatatgtatattaatatttttacagCTATATTTTAATGACatgaaatcaattttgttttgcatatatatcaatattaatatagtatgtagatttttttttaaaaaaatatgacgtgtatattattattattgtgtaaagattttaacaataattttctctttttaaaagaaaaaaaatgatgtgttcTTTcctcttataaaattaaaatgtaatatatttacatatatagtatatgggtttttctatcatgtgcaaatttgcacatgataagaagtttaaagtagtaactttgaCTTGGAATTTGTGCATTTTATATTAACTATGtagatttttaataattaattgttggtttcaataaaaagttattacTTTTAGTTGCCTTTAGATGTGCATAGACAATCTCagaatatatttcaatttataatCAAGATTAGAAGTTGTTGTAGTGGTTAAGCTTCCAACTACTCATTTTAATGTCCATGGTTCGATTCCTATTGTCcctaattttttcatatttcagaTTTTTCTACAAAAGTCCAAGATGTTGAAGCATTTATCGGCATTAATTCGTGTGCTTAATGATTATTatcacaaaaattgaaaaaaaaaaaactaaatcggATTGACTCAAAAAACCGGCCGAGTCACCGGTTTCCACCGATTTTTACCGAGCCAAGCCGGTGTTAACCAGTTCAATTGTATGATCGATCTGATTAACAGCTCGAACCGGATACACCACCGATTCACGGTCGGACCGGCTGGTCCGAGCCgggttttaaaactatgatatCAAGACTAGTGAAGAAGAAGGGgatccaatttttattttatttttggaagatTTTTTCTTGAAGGGGATCCAATTTACTTAGGATAAATTGAGCATTGGCTCCGTAAACaacatatttcatttatttcatcACTGTGACGGTTTAGGGTCAAAGTGAAAAAGGTTTACGATTTTCTATTATAAAGTTagtgattttagttttttttttttgacaaaaagttAGTGATCTTAGTTATCAAATAACAGTTATCTTTACTATGTATGCAAAGTaagtgattttatttgattaattctAAATAGATTAATACAGTACAAATGATATAAGAAGttcaatatttattaaaaataaaaaaatgtgatcCTTGAATTGGAATAATTAAATTGCATCTTTGGCCCATAAGAAGCTAGACTTTTATGATGGGGCGAATTACGATTTGAATCTCatgtataaaaatattcaacacTTCTTGAATAGAACTACATCGAAAGAAAAATCTTCggaaatacaaaataaaaaatacaatccaaatgcaattatttttttaaaatgtaggGAATCTGAGTCTAGATGATATCCATTAAACTTGTGTCAAACGAATTGTTCGAATCTTGAAACATACAAGTTTTGAATCTTGAGTAATTTTTAGACATTAATTAGTTACCTCCGGACCGAACCGAACGTGGAATTATTAACACACTTTCTCTTAAGCaaagttaaaacaaaacaaaaaattgacttgcataagaaaaagatattcaTTAGATAGAAACTATTTGATCTAAGAATAGCAATAAAACGCCAAAATCGAGTAGTCCTCATCATCTAACATAGAAGCTAGCAACAATTTATGCTCATGTTAGACAATTGACTAGACAATCCAGATTCACCACCTAAATCTCTTTTATTTGGCTTCACTATAGAAACTACCATGTTACTGTTACTGTTACTGTTACTGTTACCATTAATAATATTATCTCCAATTCCAAAACCATCACCAACAGGATTAGGCTCTTTACGACATCCAGAGAGCCATTTTGATTGCATGTATGTAGTTGTTCTCCATGGTGGTACATGTAAACCCTTTTCTCTTAGGGACTGTTTGGCAGCTGAACATAGCAAAGAAATTATCTTGCATAATTTGTTCTCTCTCCCAACAAAGATTAATGGTAATGAGTCTATTAATTCTTTGTAGTATTGTGTTGGCCTTGCAAGTTCAAATTGGGACTTAAAGTCTATATCTACTATAAGCCTCATAGGATCATCAATATTGTTCTCATCTTCAATTATGACTTCAATATATTCGTATTCACCTGTTATATAAACAACATGTTTAGTGGTAAAAAAGTATAGTAAGATAATATTATTAATGGTAAAAAAGTATAGTAAGACTCACCAGCAGGACATCCTAAGGAGGTAGACCAAGATGTTTGATACAGAGAAGCAATGAGACCATCTTTTCTCATTCTCTTAACAAGCCATCTACTAAGAATTGTTGTTTTATCAGAACCATGTTTGCCTCTAAGATGCTTCAACACATACTTCATAACTTTAGCTTCTGTTGATGTTGTATCACTCCTCAGAATATCCTGAAAACATAAAACATGTCATGCACCAGATACAAAAAAACTCTTTCAAGGATTTTGAATTCAAAAGGtaccttcaaaataaaatattgggatCGATTGTGTAAAGGGTGATGATTAGAGGAAGTGATGAAAGTTGTAGCTGAATTAGGTGAATGATCAGACTCTATAAAGTCGTGTACCATTTGTACCAACTCATCTTCCTCTAAGCTTCCCATTTCTATGTCTATgtctatttctatttctatttcttcCTATAGTCAAAGAGAGTATTTGTTGAAATTCTTGACAAGTTTAGGTTTATTATA from Medicago truncatula cultivar Jemalong A17 chromosome 8, MtrunA17r5.0-ANR, whole genome shotgun sequence includes the following:
- the LOC11442612 gene encoding uncharacterized protein, with translation MGSLEEDELVQMVHDFIESDHSPNSATTFITSSNHHPLHNRSQYFILKDILRSDTTSTEAKVMKYVLKHLRGKHGSDKTTILSRWLVKRMRKDGLIASLYQTSWSTSLGCPAGEYEYIEVIIEDENNIDDPMRLIVDIDFKSQFELARPTQYYKELIDSLPLIFVGRENKLCKIISLLCSAAKQSLREKGLHVPPWRTTTYMQSKWLSGCRKEPNPVGDGFGIGDNIINGNSNSNSNSNMVVSIVKPNKRDLGGESGLSSQLSNMSINCC